One stretch of Halodesulfovibrio sp. MK-HDV DNA includes these proteins:
- a CDS encoding tetratricopeptide repeat protein, which produces MSMESVLAKMEFRKFEASIVDFFSKKNGYAIVLTEDTNFTALLRQTLNKHLGLRNKCFSQVSTVEDALKQIRKELAAGKKLLVFIERIHRDKEMAFLVRRIKKDFKQCKVFITMTEAPREQFILLHELGADNFITKPIAINTFIEKVAHSIKPQGKMGQLIDIAKTMLEQGAYEDAAKVGRTVLNAKPNFSAALLVMGDAYKGLKKYELAHKCYLGAGDSAPLFLDPLKKLADLYGVAGVKKRQLDCLTKLDKMSPLNVERKLDIGHIYVELGNYVSADVYFEGALRQANKEAIDYVGNVSQQIASAYEKRDPARAEQYLRRALRAKGDNLDKADVETFNSLGIVLRKQGKWREAIYEYKRALQVSRRDENLYYNIAIASAEGKEFVQSSMYLKKVIQLNEDFVRTETAIAYNMGLIFYKAVDHVMAKMHLQICLAMDPNHAGAKKVLSLM; this is translated from the coding sequence AGTGTTTTAGCTAAAATGGAATTTAGAAAGTTCGAGGCTAGCATAGTAGACTTTTTTTCCAAAAAAAATGGCTATGCTATCGTCTTGACTGAAGACACCAACTTTACAGCACTTTTGCGGCAAACACTCAACAAGCATCTTGGCTTGCGAAATAAGTGTTTTTCGCAAGTGAGTACAGTTGAAGACGCCCTTAAACAAATTAGAAAAGAGCTTGCTGCCGGTAAGAAACTGTTAGTTTTTATTGAGCGTATTCATAGAGATAAAGAGATGGCCTTTCTTGTCCGCAGGATTAAGAAAGACTTTAAGCAATGCAAGGTCTTCATAACAATGACCGAAGCACCGCGTGAACAGTTTATTCTTTTGCACGAACTGGGCGCGGATAACTTTATTACTAAACCTATTGCGATCAATACCTTTATCGAAAAAGTTGCACATAGCATCAAGCCGCAGGGTAAGATGGGGCAACTTATTGATATTGCAAAAACAATGCTGGAACAGGGCGCATATGAAGATGCAGCCAAGGTCGGCAGGACAGTGCTTAACGCAAAGCCTAATTTTTCAGCAGCACTTCTTGTTATGGGAGATGCATATAAAGGGTTGAAAAAGTACGAGCTTGCGCACAAGTGTTATCTTGGAGCAGGAGATTCTGCCCCGTTGTTTCTTGATCCACTTAAAAAGCTTGCAGATTTATACGGTGTTGCCGGAGTGAAAAAACGGCAGCTGGATTGCCTTACAAAGTTGGATAAGATGAGTCCGCTTAACGTGGAACGCAAGCTGGACATTGGCCATATTTATGTTGAGCTTGGGAACTATGTAAGTGCGGATGTGTATTTTGAAGGCGCGCTTCGACAGGCTAACAAAGAGGCAATAGATTATGTCGGGAATGTTTCCCAGCAGATAGCCTCCGCGTACGAAAAGCGTGATCCGGCACGGGCAGAGCAATACCTGCGTAGGGCATTGCGAGCCAAAGGTGATAACCTCGATAAAGCTGATGTGGAAACTTTCAACAGCCTCGGTATTGTGCTGCGTAAGCAGGGCAAGTGGCGTGAGGCTATTTATGAATACAAGCGGGCATTGCAGGTTTCCCGTCGAGATGAGAACTTGTACTACAACATTGCCATTGCTTCTGCGGAGGGCAAAGAGTTTGTACAGTCATCAATGTATTTAAAGAAAGTTATTCAACTTAACGAAGATTTTGTGCGGACAGAAACAGCCATTGCGTACAACATGGGACTCATTTTTTATAAAGCTGTCGACCATGTGATGGCTAAAATGCATTTGCAGATATGTCTTGCTATGGACCCGAATCATGCTGGCGCGAAAAAGGTTTTATCACTTATGTAA
- a CDS encoding homocysteine biosynthesis protein, protein MAHTKVNKTISEINERIRSGKAVVLNAEEMTEAVRTMGKEKAAKEVDVVTTGTFSPMCSSGLLFNIGQQEPPTIKASKVTLNGVPAYAGLAAVDGYLGATEAREDDPLNKVYPGQFNYGGGNVIEDLVAGRAVTLRAEGYGTDCYPRKLYEKDITIKDLPHAELFNPRNCYQNYNAAVNLTSRIIYTYMGPLKPNMRNVNFATAGCLSPLFNDPLFKTIGLGTRIFLGGGIGYVIGAGTQHVPNPKRNERGIPLSPAGTLELKGDLKQMDARYLRGLSFLGYGNTMSVGVGIPIPILNEEMAWYTGVADSDIQMPVKDYGHDYPNGLPRVLQHCTYEELKSGEVEIMGEKVEAVPMTSYPISLEIADKLKEWIQKGEFLLSEPVEKIPAW, encoded by the coding sequence GTGGCACACACTAAAGTAAACAAAACAATTTCTGAGATTAATGAGCGAATTCGTTCCGGTAAAGCTGTTGTACTTAACGCTGAAGAAATGACTGAAGCTGTTCGTACAATGGGTAAAGAAAAGGCTGCCAAAGAGGTAGACGTTGTGACTACCGGCACATTTTCGCCAATGTGCTCATCCGGACTTCTTTTCAACATCGGGCAGCAGGAACCGCCTACCATTAAAGCATCCAAAGTTACTCTTAACGGCGTACCTGCATATGCAGGGCTTGCCGCAGTGGATGGGTATTTAGGCGCAACTGAAGCACGGGAAGATGATCCGCTTAACAAGGTCTACCCTGGTCAGTTTAACTATGGCGGCGGTAACGTAATCGAAGACCTTGTTGCCGGACGTGCAGTTACTCTGCGTGCTGAAGGCTACGGGACGGATTGTTATCCGCGTAAGCTGTATGAAAAAGATATTACCATAAAAGATTTGCCGCATGCAGAGTTGTTCAACCCGCGTAACTGCTACCAGAACTACAATGCTGCTGTGAACCTTACCAGCCGTATCATTTATACGTACATGGGGCCGCTTAAGCCGAATATGCGTAATGTGAACTTTGCGACTGCAGGGTGTTTGTCACCATTATTCAATGATCCTTTATTTAAAACCATCGGGCTTGGTACTCGTATCTTCCTTGGTGGCGGTATCGGCTACGTAATCGGTGCAGGTACACAGCATGTGCCTAACCCTAAACGTAACGAACGCGGCATCCCACTTTCACCTGCCGGAACACTGGAGTTGAAAGGCGATTTAAAACAAATGGATGCAAGATACTTGCGTGGCCTCAGTTTCTTAGGGTACGGTAACACCATGAGTGTTGGTGTCGGTATTCCGATTCCGATTCTTAACGAAGAAATGGCGTGGTACACAGGTGTTGCAGACAGCGACATCCAGATGCCGGTAAAAGATTACGGGCACGATTATCCAAACGGATTACCACGAGTACTGCAACATTGTACCTACGAAGAACTGAAATCCGGTGAAGTAGAGATCATGGGTGAAAAGGTTGAAGCTGTACCAATGACCAGCTACCCAATTTCACTTGAAATTGCAGACAAACTCAAAGAATGGATTCAAAAGGGTGAGTTTCTTTTGAGCGAACCAGTGGAAAAAATACCCGCATGGTAA
- the larE gene encoding ATP-dependent sacrificial sulfur transferase LarE yields MVNTAKLEALESKLKGFFSPVLAFSGGVDSRFLAHVMHRAEIDFMAVHITGEHVPRAESAKALNWLQTHDIPYQALRLSPLSVPEIAANDKFRCYHCKRLLFSTIKEMAQVNGGEGEQPVIIDGTNASDLGEYRPGLKALEELGIVSPLALCSITKDEVRTLAVATGMEHADQPATPCLLTRFSYGSTPDEQLLQQVEDCEIALKRYGLQNFRVRILDDGSQLLQVSNAEKGVLLKHHEAIEGTLRSAGFEFAKIHCSERISGFYDRK; encoded by the coding sequence ATGGTAAATACTGCTAAACTTGAAGCCCTTGAGTCTAAACTCAAGGGCTTTTTTTCTCCCGTTCTGGCCTTTTCCGGTGGTGTAGACAGCCGTTTTCTGGCGCATGTCATGCATCGTGCGGAAATTGATTTTATGGCTGTGCATATTACCGGCGAACATGTGCCGCGTGCAGAGTCTGCAAAAGCTTTAAACTGGTTGCAAACCCATGATATCCCGTATCAGGCGCTGCGACTTTCGCCGCTTTCTGTTCCGGAGATCGCCGCAAATGATAAATTCCGCTGTTATCACTGCAAGCGTCTGTTGTTTTCAACCATCAAAGAGATGGCGCAGGTTAACGGCGGTGAGGGTGAACAGCCTGTAATTATTGATGGAACAAATGCATCTGACCTTGGTGAATATCGACCGGGGCTGAAGGCTTTGGAAGAACTAGGTATTGTCAGTCCGCTTGCTTTGTGTTCCATTACGAAAGACGAGGTGCGTACGTTGGCGGTTGCTACAGGGATGGAGCATGCTGACCAACCGGCGACACCGTGTTTGCTTACACGTTTTTCGTATGGCTCCACGCCGGACGAACAGCTTCTGCAACAGGTAGAAGACTGCGAGATTGCTCTCAAACGGTATGGCTTGCAAAATTTTAGAGTTCGAATTTTAGATGACGGATCGCAGCTACTTCAAGTTTCAAACGCTGAAAAAGGCGTGTTGCTCAAACACCACGAAGCCATTGAAGGAACCCTGCGCAGCGCGGGATTTGAATTCGCAAAAATACACTGTTCCGAACGGATAAGCGGATTTTATGACCGGAAATAG
- a CDS encoding FmdB family zinc ribbon protein: protein MPIYEYRCNACEQIFEEWTTSCSESDESIKCPVCGGEAGRIISNTTFVLKGGGWYVSEYGKNSATSNPTKKDVPSDSSGCSDSSSSSAS from the coding sequence ATGCCCATTTATGAATATCGCTGTAATGCTTGCGAACAAATTTTTGAAGAATGGACTACATCCTGCTCTGAGAGCGATGAGTCCATTAAATGTCCTGTATGCGGCGGAGAAGCCGGACGTATTATCTCCAACACTACTTTTGTGCTTAAAGGTGGTGGTTGGTACGTTTCTGAGTATGGGAAAAATAGTGCGACTTCGAATCCCACTAAAAAGGACGTCCCATCCGACTCTTCCGGATGTTCCGATTCCTCATCCTCTTCTGCATCTTGA